One Nicotiana tomentosiformis chromosome 1, ASM39032v3, whole genome shotgun sequence genomic window, TTTTGGCTGAGATACAGAAAGATACTGTCTGATTGATTCAGCCGTACCAGGAACCTGATGGGGATGCAAAGAGTTGACAACTTTATCAACTGTCTTCTTGACTATTATCTTGTAAGCATCCTTACTCATGAGACCCTCACTCCAAGTTGGCTTTAGTAGTTCTTTAACAAATTCCACAAGAGCAGCATGAAAATGCTTCAAAACTCTCGACTCTTTGTTGACAGATCTATCTGTTTTCCAGTCAATATCAATTTCATTTCCATGTCCGAGCCTCTCAAATTCTGATTTTGTCTTTTTCCGGAGCCTGGTGCGTTGTAGTTCAGTAGATAAATTTAGTTTATCTGCTTTTGAAGAGGTATTTATGTGTTCCTGATGAGCAACTGCCGTATCTGCTGTATCTGCTTCATTATTAGACAATTCTTTCTCAGACAAGTTGTCAGGCAATATATCCCTATGGTAGACATGACCAGAAATTGGATGTTTATTGGAGCTCTGTTCTGGACCCAAGGTTCCTGGTGAAACTGGATCATCATTTTCCTGCGTACATTTGGTGAATACAGGCCCTCCTTTTCCAGAGGAAGAGAACTTTGAGGGCCCATCTCCTACATTACTTTGCTCAATACTATCACGAAGAGGATCATATAGACTTTCAGGACATCCAATGATTTGACTAAGAAAGAATGATGGTCGAAAAGGAACAGATGGCTCCCAATTGTCAGAAGAAACCTTAGTTTTATAATCAGATGATCGCCGTGCGTCCCGTGATAAATCAACCCGCGAAAGTTCAGCTTCAGAACTAGGAAATGCCGAAGACTTCTGCTGCAAAGAGGTGGATTTAGAAGAAGAATATTCTTGGCTACTATCCAAAAGCTTCTGATCATCAAGGGCATCTATGTTCCGCGAAGACGAACAACGATGAGACAACCTATCTACAGAGTCATTCAAGACTTGCAAACCATGATTGTCGTGCACAGACCGGCTCCTCTTATATTTCACATTATCCAAACCTGAGGTGTAAGAGGAAACTACAGTATTTTGGTGACTATCAGATAACAGGACTGAGCTACGCTTTCCACCATGGAGGCTATTTTTATGTACAGAACCATCTTTGAGTAATGGAGAAGAAGAGGTGCTATAACCAGCCAAGTATGGTTTACATCCAAGAGACTCTCTTCCAACCTCTGGGATGGACGAAGGACCATCCATACGCATATGCAATTCCTCGTCACTTCTCAATTTTATATTTTCTCCAGATTGAACTGCTGATGGTACTGAATCAGAAGAACCATCCAGCACTGATCTCTTGCCATTCTCTTCCAAACCTATAGGGAGTAACGCACCTCATCCTGATTAGTTATCCAAGGCGCTACCATATCGAATTAAAGCATGGTGACACATCATTATAAACGACTAAGGTTCAGAATTACCTTTGCCATTTGCAAGTTTGCCTTTTATCATAGCCTCGTCTAGAATGACATCCTTATCATGGCTCGTTACATGGTCCTTTATGTGAAGAAATCTACAAGAGTTCCCTTTGATGCACCAACCCCTGGAAAAAAACTCACATCTCATTGCTAATCTTTTGCTTCCACCCCTAGAATCAGCAGCAGGGGACGAACTTCTTTCCCTTGTCTTGAGAACGTCCAACTTGGAAAGACTAGATACCATCAAACTTGGTTCTACTTAAACTATACGCAAAAGAACTTCCAGTAAGAGACATCGAAAAGCAGCATAAGACCCAACTTCCAACTACAAAAAAAAGAATGAACAAGGCATCAGCAGTATAACTAAAACCTTGGTGATGTTTGCTTTAAATCGTCCACAGCTTCTTGATCACCTCCTTCAGTAAATTGAACACCAATAGCCACCTTGCCAGAAACATCAGTCAATATTTCGGCATCCACTGCTTGACCAAAAGGCTGGATTTTCTCTCTATTTGTTTCACCATGCTCAAATCCAGAAGCTTGGACATCAGACTCTAttagtaggtttccctttgaactttccgtagtgaacttatattggatatactcggtcaatcggtagatttgatatctttgaaccgtcgaactttgttgtatacctagacaacataagtcacacaatcaatccttaaccatctatggttctcacggttgtgttcgtttcaaccATGAataccgcctggtttcatgagtgcttagagaatgggcctttactttcattccccttgaagtggcttacacttcacactcacataggtgatttctaaacgtgtaatcctatagacacactatctggtcatatcctgccagactaaacaaatcattaaaaaacctttaagctttgttgactcatcaaaaagccttaatgctttacctcgatttttgaacattgtcttcatcacgagaatgggttgagttatttgacaatgttgaaccgtcattcataactttgtttgatctctttgaacctagctcatgggatctccagtctactaggtagagttaccgtcataatgacttgtcctagaccttaaccccattccttttgatgatctttcaactgcctatctatataggccttttgtaagtggatccgatacgttatctcttgactttatgtagttaattgtgataacaccactagagagtagttgtctaacggtattgtgtctccgtcgtatatgacgaaatttttcgttatacataacgctccctgccctgcctattgctgcttgactatcacaatgtatacaaaatggtgccaaaggtttgggccaaaatggaatatcttccaagaaattccggagccattcaacttctttaccggccttatctaaagctatgaattcagatttcattgtagaacgggcgatgcacgtttgtttgaaTGATTTctaagacactgctccacccccaattgtgaaaacatatccactcgtggattatGAAAACAATAAAGGAAacatgcacgacatcactcttcgtacttttactctcaatctcaccataaaattaatagaaacgacacgacatcacccttcgtgcattaactctcataatatggcacggcatcacccttcgtgcattaacactcacaatatggcacggcatcacccttcgtgtattaacactcacaatatggcattgcatcacccttcgtgaattaacactctcccttaccataatgcaatgcataaataacaatatggatatataataacaagtacaaaccttacttcaacatttggttccataacatcaatctcaactttgaaataaaaactcaattatcaccagaaaatccgtaaacatgataagaacgataaattgaacaacactagtataacacatagcaattaggcataggaatgagacaatataagaaaaactgagaaacataaaaaacagataaattggcggcgcataagtactcgtcacctcacatatacgccactcacatgaatttcacttagcaagtaatctaaggttcctaattccctcaagtgaGGGTtggacacaacacttaccttgctctgaaggccacttaattttcaatcacagcttttcctttggaattcacctccaaaccactcttatctattcaaaaatgactcaataatatcaaatatagcttaagaaatcaattatattgcatagattaaatttcccaattttttatccaaaaaaacaaaaattcgaccccggacccacttggtcaaaaccccgaggttcggaccaaaatccttttacccattcaccccgagaccggatatacaattggttttggaatccgacctcaattcgaggtctaaatccccagatttagaaattcctaagttctacccaaaaatccctaattccaacatgaaaactctagattttaggttgaaatcgtgttataagatgtaaaagattgaaagaaaagagttaggaatcacttacctatgatttggggaagatttggtctttggaaaatcgcctcttgaggtATAGGTTTTGAAAAATCCCTtctaagtcccttttactcagctgcacgtgtcgcaattgcgacctgagcttcgcaaatgcgaagctcgcaaataCGAAGGAacaatcgcatttgcgatgccctTGACAATCCTGattccttcgcaaatgcgaggaaagtgtcgcatttgcgaccactgaacctcgcaaatgcgagtagatgttggcatttgcgaacctgcccttcccagactcccttcgcaattgcgaaggtaacctcgcaaatgcgagaactgctAGCCTAGGCTTTTGATCTcaattgcgatgaaagcctcgcaattgcggaccctgttatgttcgtatttgcgatgcctgatctcgcaattgcgagatcagaggcctgcaacaggttcagttataccagcaaaatattctaagtttaaaacatccagtggcctatccgaaagatcgaaactca contains:
- the LOC138904151 gene encoding protein FRIGIDA-ESSENTIAL 1-like, which gives rise to MVSSLSKLDVLKTRERSSSPAADSRGGSKRLAMRCEFFSRGWCIKGNSCRFLHIKDHVTSHDKDVILDEAMIKGKLANGKGLEENGKRSVLDGSSDSVPSAVQSGENIKLRSDEELHMRMDGPSSIPEVGRESLGCKPYLAGYSTSSSPLLKDGSVHKNSLHGGKRSSVLLSDSHQNTVVSSYTSGLDNVKYKRSRSVHDNHGLQVLNDSVDRLSHRCSSSRNIDALDDQKLLDSSQEYSSSKSTSLQQKSSAFPSSEAELSRVDLSRDARRSSDYKTKVSSDNWEPSVPFRPSFFLSQIIGCPESLYDPLRDSIEQSNVGDGPSKFSSSGKGGPVFTKCTQENDDPVSPGTLGPEQSSNKHPISGHVYHRDILPDNLSEKELSNNEADTADTAVAHQEHINTSSKADKLNLSTELQRTRLRKKTKSEFERLGHGNEIDIDWKTDRSVNKESRVLKHFHAALVEFVKELLKPTWSEGLMSKDAYKIIVKKTVDKVVNSLHPHQVPGTAESIRQYLSVSQPKLAKLIEAYVDKYGKS